Proteins encoded together in one Aurantiacibacter aquimixticola window:
- the mrdA gene encoding penicillin-binding protein 2 has protein sequence MDRNLTSNSLKQTFDRRSFVVGAIQGGIGCILAARMGYIAVAENEKYEMEAESNRVNLTLIPPRRGWILDRNGSPLASNRADFRVDIIPERLHDAERTVELLGELLALNEVEKVDLLGRIETSRGFSAVPVASGLDFDKFAAVSVRLPELPGVVPQRGFSRFYPTGAAVGHLIGYVGAPSREEYDKEPQPLLLTPGFKMGKDGVEQQFEQILRGEPGARRVEVAASGRILRDLDTREDVQGNPIRLTIDGPLQDYAARRLGLESGSVVVMDCITGDLLCMASMPSFDPNSFSDGIGRLEYSMLRENERVPLRNKVLQGLYPPGSTVKPTVGMALLAEGVDPNETVFCGGGLRVGNRVFRCWKRSGHGSTDLGKAIYQSCDVYFYAMAQRTGMWPIAETCRRYGMQEQFKLPVENQFYGTVPDPAWKQEKYGREWQAFDTVNATIGQGYMLASPLQLAVMAARLATSNVVKPRLLLTDDAPRFDAMGVTDEYKTYIRQAMSDVVNGPGTAGRARLPVEDVLMAGKTGTAQVVGLNLSDGKTGPWKYRDHGLFIFFAPFDNPRYAGAVVIEHGGGSGAAYPIARDVMTYLLDPNKGLEALYPLEEQWGGTAQERLDKQYTAYATAAGVDLPPAPPPITLARQVDAEARAAFAEPDEADTDAFTPREDPTGRSDEILT, from the coding sequence ATGGACCGCAACCTCACATCCAATTCGCTCAAGCAGACCTTCGACAGGCGCAGCTTCGTCGTGGGGGCGATCCAGGGCGGGATCGGGTGCATCCTCGCGGCGCGAATGGGCTACATCGCCGTCGCCGAGAACGAGAAATACGAGATGGAGGCGGAAAGCAATCGGGTGAACCTCACCCTGATCCCGCCGCGCCGTGGCTGGATTCTCGATCGCAACGGCTCTCCCCTCGCCTCCAACCGCGCCGATTTCCGTGTCGACATCATTCCGGAACGGCTTCACGATGCAGAACGCACCGTGGAGTTGCTCGGTGAATTGCTGGCGCTCAACGAAGTCGAGAAAGTCGACCTGCTTGGCCGCATCGAAACGTCGCGCGGCTTCTCCGCCGTGCCGGTTGCCAGCGGCCTCGATTTCGACAAGTTCGCTGCCGTCAGCGTGCGCCTGCCGGAACTTCCCGGTGTGGTGCCTCAGCGCGGCTTCTCCCGCTTCTATCCCACCGGCGCGGCGGTCGGACACCTTATCGGCTATGTCGGTGCGCCCAGCCGCGAGGAATACGACAAAGAGCCGCAGCCGCTTCTACTCACGCCGGGCTTCAAGATGGGCAAGGACGGGGTCGAGCAACAGTTCGAGCAGATCCTGCGCGGTGAACCGGGCGCGCGAAGAGTCGAAGTTGCTGCCTCGGGCCGCATCCTGCGGGATCTCGACACCCGCGAGGACGTGCAGGGCAATCCCATTCGCCTGACGATCGATGGGCCGCTGCAAGACTATGCTGCGCGTCGCCTCGGCCTCGAGTCCGGTTCCGTCGTGGTGATGGATTGTATCACTGGCGACCTGCTGTGCATGGCCTCCATGCCTAGCTTCGATCCGAACAGTTTTTCGGACGGTATCGGGCGACTGGAATATTCGATGTTGCGGGAAAACGAGCGTGTTCCCCTCCGCAACAAGGTGCTCCAGGGCCTTTACCCGCCCGGATCGACCGTCAAGCCGACGGTTGGAATGGCACTCCTCGCCGAAGGCGTCGACCCGAACGAGACCGTGTTTTGCGGTGGCGGCCTTCGCGTTGGCAATCGGGTGTTCCGTTGCTGGAAGCGCAGCGGGCACGGTTCCACCGATCTCGGCAAGGCAATCTACCAAAGCTGCGATGTCTACTTCTATGCCATGGCGCAGCGCACCGGCATGTGGCCCATCGCGGAAACCTGTCGCCGATACGGCATGCAGGAACAGTTCAAGCTGCCGGTAGAAAACCAGTTCTACGGAACGGTGCCCGACCCTGCGTGGAAACAGGAGAAATACGGCCGCGAATGGCAGGCATTCGACACGGTGAATGCGACCATCGGGCAAGGCTACATGCTCGCAAGCCCGCTGCAGCTTGCCGTCATGGCAGCGCGCCTGGCGACCTCGAATGTCGTCAAGCCGCGGCTTCTCCTGACCGACGACGCGCCGCGTTTCGATGCGATGGGCGTCACCGACGAATACAAGACGTATATCCGCCAGGCGATGAGCGACGTAGTGAATGGCCCCGGCACGGCTGGACGCGCCCGCTTGCCGGTCGAAGATGTCCTCATGGCGGGCAAGACAGGCACCGCGCAGGTCGTCGGATTGAACCTCTCGGACGGCAAGACCGGCCCCTGGAAGTATCGCGACCACGGGCTTTTCATCTTCTTCGCGCCATTCGACAATCCGCGATATGCAGGCGCGGTCGTCATCGAACACGGCGGCGGTTCTGGTGCGGCCTATCCGATCGCGCGGGACGTGATGACCTATCTGCTCGATCCGAACAAAGGTCTGGAAGCGCTCTATCCGCTCGAAGAGCAATGGGGCGGCACCGCGCAGGAACGGCTTGATAAGCAGTATACGGCATATGCGACCGCTGCCGGTGTCGATCTGCCGCCCGCGCCGCCACCGATCACCCTGGCGCGACAAGTCGATGCCGAAGCCCGCGCCGCCTTTGCCGAACCGGACGAGGCTGACACCGATGCATTTACGCCGCGTGAGGATCCTACCGGTCGCTCCGATGAGATCTTGACGTGA
- a CDS encoding rod shape-determining protein MreD — MEQLNPAARRDQFGSKINRDHSPILAYGVPWLAILFASMSPMLPIIASAPILPPLGYIFLLAWRVLRPGLLPIWAGLPLGLFDDLFSGQPLGSGILLFSVTMIALDLIEARFPWRGFWQDWAVASLFLSGYLVLAAFFSGAGITPIQLPIILPQLGLSVLLFPLVAQLVSLLDRFRLTRVRKLG; from the coding sequence ATGGAGCAGCTCAACCCCGCCGCCCGACGCGACCAGTTCGGCAGCAAGATCAATCGCGATCACTCGCCCATTCTCGCTTATGGCGTTCCGTGGCTGGCCATTCTGTTTGCCTCCATGTCGCCGATGCTGCCCATCATCGCATCGGCCCCGATCCTTCCACCGCTGGGATATATCTTCCTTCTCGCATGGCGCGTGCTTCGTCCCGGACTCTTGCCGATCTGGGCTGGCTTGCCGCTAGGCCTGTTCGACGATCTCTTCTCCGGCCAACCGCTGGGTTCGGGCATCCTGCTGTTCTCGGTCACGATGATCGCGCTCGACTTGATCGAGGCGCGCTTTCCGTGGCGTGGTTTTTGGCAGGACTGGGCCGTCGCATCGCTTTTCCTGAGCGGGTATCTCGTGCTCGCCGCGTTTTTCTCCGGCGCAGGTATCACGCCGATTCAGCTTCCGATCATCTTGCCGCAGCTAGGGCTGTCTGTGCTCCTGTTTCCGCTCGTCGCCCAGCTCGTTTCCCTGCTCGATCGGTTCAGGCTCACTCGCGTGCGCAAACTTGGCTAA
- the mreC gene encoding rod shape-determining protein MreC, whose translation MAPPSAQTSGSNKRAQFSRFTGYVLASLGAILGALLLIISLWRPEAFYGLRSMATDAASPVGEAGAVGRSGSRGFFEAIAGYYNAGSKNAELEQEIEIARVKLAEARALEQENARLKGVLGLLEGDVEPIATGRLIGSSSASTRRFGYLSAGRSDGVEVGMPVTSPMGLVGRVLEAGRSTSRVLLLTDPESIVPVRRATDDVVAFAEGRADGSLRIRLINLGINPLEEGDIFVTSGAGGLFRPGVAVAMVRETTDDGAIASLLSNPAATDFVVIEPIFEPEAIEAATQPLLTDRPVPGMDESEDEES comes from the coding sequence ATGGCACCGCCTTCGGCACAGACATCGGGCTCCAACAAGAGGGCGCAATTCAGCCGCTTCACCGGCTATGTCCTTGCGAGTCTCGGAGCGATCCTGGGCGCGCTGCTGCTTATCATTTCGCTGTGGCGTCCCGAGGCATTCTACGGGCTGCGCTCAATGGCGACCGATGCCGCATCACCTGTCGGAGAGGCCGGCGCGGTCGGGCGCAGTGGATCGCGCGGTTTTTTCGAGGCCATTGCCGGTTATTATAATGCCGGATCTAAGAATGCCGAGCTCGAACAGGAAATCGAGATTGCTCGGGTCAAGCTTGCCGAAGCGCGGGCGCTCGAACAGGAAAATGCGCGGCTCAAGGGCGTTCTGGGTCTCCTAGAAGGCGATGTGGAGCCGATTGCGACAGGACGCCTGATCGGTTCAAGTTCAGCCAGCACAAGGCGCTTCGGATATCTGTCGGCAGGTCGAAGCGACGGCGTCGAGGTCGGCATGCCGGTGACGTCGCCAATGGGCCTGGTCGGTCGCGTGCTCGAGGCCGGCCGATCCACGTCGCGCGTTCTCCTGCTGACCGATCCGGAAAGCATCGTGCCGGTACGCCGCGCGACCGACGATGTCGTCGCTTTCGCGGAAGGGCGCGCGGATGGCAGCCTTCGCATTCGCCTCATCAATCTCGGCATCAACCCGCTCGAGGAAGGTGACATTTTCGTCACGTCCGGCGCGGGCGGTCTCTTCCGACCTGGCGTTGCCGTGGCGATGGTGCGGGAGACCACTGATGACGGCGCTATCGCTTCGTTGCTCAGCAATCCGGCGGCCACCGATTTCGTCGTGATCGAGCCCATTTTCGAGCCTGAAGCGATCGAAGCCGCGACCCAGCCATTGCTGACCGACCGTCCCGTGCCAGGCATGGACGAGAGCGAGGATGAAGAGAGCTGA
- a CDS encoding rod shape-determining protein, producing MSSFFNFFKFGSQNMAIDLGTANTLVYVQDRGIVLNEPSVVAIETINGVKRVKAVGDDAKLMMGKTPDSIEAIRPLRDGVIADIEIAEEMIKHFIRKVHGKRTLLRYPEIVICVPSGSTSVERRAIRDAASNAGASEVFLILEPMAAAIGADMPVTEPVGSMVVDIGGGTTEVAVLSLRGLAYTTSVRTGGDKMDEAIVSYVRRHHNLLIGDATAERIKKDYGVATVPDDGVGETIVIKGRDLVNGVPKEININQAHVAEALSEPIGAIVEGVRIALENTAPELAADIVDQGIVLTGGGALIRGLDEHIKEETGLPVSIAEDPLTCVAVGTGKAMEDPIYRGVLMTA from the coding sequence ATGAGTTCCTTCTTCAATTTCTTCAAATTCGGATCGCAGAACATGGCGATCGACCTCGGCACGGCCAATACGCTCGTCTACGTGCAGGATCGTGGCATCGTCCTGAACGAGCCGTCGGTGGTTGCCATCGAGACGATCAATGGCGTGAAGCGTGTCAAGGCCGTCGGCGACGATGCGAAGTTGATGATGGGCAAGACGCCCGACAGCATCGAAGCGATCCGCCCGTTGCGCGACGGCGTTATTGCCGACATCGAGATTGCCGAAGAGATGATCAAGCACTTCATTCGGAAAGTGCATGGTAAGCGCACGCTGCTCCGCTATCCGGAAATCGTGATCTGCGTCCCGTCGGGTTCCACCAGCGTCGAGCGGCGCGCTATCCGCGACGCGGCGAGCAATGCCGGCGCTTCCGAAGTCTTCCTGATCCTCGAGCCAATGGCAGCCGCCATTGGTGCCGACATGCCGGTGACCGAGCCGGTCGGGTCCATGGTCGTCGATATCGGCGGCGGCACGACCGAGGTCGCCGTGCTGTCACTACGCGGTCTTGCCTACACCACGTCGGTCCGTACCGGGGGTGACAAGATGGACGAAGCCATCGTCTCCTACGTGCGTCGCCACCACAATCTGCTGATCGGCGATGCCACGGCAGAGCGGATCAAGAAGGATTACGGTGTCGCCACCGTGCCGGACGATGGCGTCGGCGAGACCATCGTCATCAAGGGTCGAGATCTGGTGAACGGCGTTCCTAAAGAGATCAACATCAACCAGGCGCACGTCGCCGAGGCGCTTTCCGAACCGATCGGCGCCATCGTCGAGGGCGTGCGTATCGCCCTTGAAAACACCGCGCCGGAACTTGCCGCCGATATCGTCGATCAGGGCATCGTGCTTACGGGCGGCGGCGCGCTGATCCGCGGGCTGGACGAGCATATCAAAGAAGAAACCGGTCTGCCGGTCAGCATCGCCGAAGATCCGCTTACTTGCGTTGCGGTGGGCACGGGTAAGGCAATGGAGGACCCGATCTATCGCGGCGTCCTCATGACGGCGTGA
- the mutL gene encoding DNA mismatch repair endonuclease MutL produces the protein MPQIRRLPETLVNRIAAGEVVERPASALKELVENAIDSGARRVVVKIVEGGLASIEVTDDGCGMSPDQMELALERHATSKLPDEAIEQVASLGFRGEALPSIGSVARLSIESRPDDADQGWRRVVDHGAVVDEGPAALPGGTRVRVEELFAKIPARRKFLRTARSEYAACHDVVRRLAMARPDIAFTFEHGDRRIFAVQGDQAPAQRVAQIVARELADNSVLIDMDRPSAEGTMRLTGVAGLPTYNRGIADHQYLFVNGRPVKDRLLSGAVRGAYADMLARDRHAVLALFLDIPFADVDVNVHPAKTEVRFRDAAAVRGFIVSSLRQALSTGDRRSAQAPDSGAMGRWQTEPVRDEVSPALRSIFSGRDWSRASSPRRVAETPIGWDAGGETLAAPQGRAEAAEALPQDVEDYPLGIARGQVANTYIVAEAADGLVLVDQHAAHERIVLERLRAAGAGEKVAASQALLIPEVVELEEADCDRLEEQIEHFAKLGLNIERFGPDAMLVRAIPGTLRKADPDALLRDLADDIAKHGASLLLTEKIEHVLATMACHGSVRAGRVLNVAEMNALLREMESTPRSGQCNHGRPTWVKLSMDDVEKLFGRH, from the coding sequence ATGCCACAAATTCGCCGACTTCCCGAAACGCTCGTGAACCGCATCGCCGCGGGCGAGGTGGTGGAACGCCCGGCGTCGGCGTTGAAAGAGCTGGTCGAGAATGCGATCGATTCGGGGGCACGGCGGGTTGTCGTGAAGATCGTCGAGGGCGGCCTCGCTTCGATCGAAGTGACCGATGACGGATGCGGCATGTCACCGGACCAGATGGAGCTTGCCCTGGAACGGCATGCGACGTCAAAGCTGCCGGACGAAGCGATCGAACAGGTGGCGAGCCTTGGCTTTCGCGGAGAGGCGCTTCCATCCATCGGCAGCGTAGCGCGGCTCTCCATCGAGAGCAGGCCGGATGATGCCGACCAGGGATGGCGGCGGGTCGTGGATCACGGTGCCGTTGTCGACGAGGGACCGGCAGCACTTCCGGGAGGGACGCGGGTCCGTGTAGAGGAATTGTTTGCAAAGATACCCGCACGGCGCAAATTCCTGCGAACTGCGCGCAGTGAATACGCCGCGTGCCATGATGTTGTCCGCCGATTGGCGATGGCGCGCCCCGACATTGCCTTCACGTTCGAACACGGCGACAGGCGAATCTTCGCGGTTCAGGGCGATCAGGCGCCAGCGCAGCGCGTCGCACAGATTGTCGCGCGAGAACTCGCGGATAACAGTGTCCTGATCGACATGGATCGGCCTTCGGCAGAGGGCACGATGCGCCTGACGGGCGTGGCCGGCCTGCCGACCTACAATCGCGGCATCGCCGATCATCAATATCTCTTCGTCAACGGCAGGCCGGTAAAGGATCGCCTGCTTTCGGGCGCTGTGCGGGGTGCGTATGCCGACATGCTGGCAAGAGATCGCCATGCAGTCCTTGCTCTCTTTCTCGATATCCCCTTCGCCGATGTCGACGTGAACGTGCATCCTGCCAAAACCGAGGTGCGTTTTCGCGATGCCGCGGCCGTGCGCGGTTTCATCGTGTCGAGTTTGCGGCAGGCGCTTTCGACAGGCGACCGGCGCAGCGCCCAGGCGCCCGATAGCGGTGCAATGGGCCGCTGGCAGACCGAGCCGGTACGGGACGAGGTCTCGCCCGCCTTGCGTTCGATATTTTCCGGTCGCGACTGGAGCCGGGCGTCTTCCCCTCGCCGGGTCGCGGAAACGCCGATCGGCTGGGACGCTGGCGGCGAAACACTGGCAGCACCGCAGGGAAGGGCAGAAGCTGCCGAAGCGCTTCCTCAGGATGTCGAAGACTATCCACTCGGCATTGCGCGCGGACAGGTCGCGAACACATATATCGTTGCCGAAGCGGCCGACGGGCTCGTGCTGGTCGACCAGCATGCTGCGCATGAGCGGATCGTGCTCGAGCGGCTTCGCGCGGCGGGTGCGGGCGAAAAGGTCGCGGCGAGCCAGGCCTTGCTGATCCCCGAAGTGGTAGAGCTGGAAGAAGCGGATTGCGATCGGCTCGAAGAGCAGATCGAGCATTTTGCAAAGCTTGGCCTCAATATCGAACGCTTCGGTCCCGACGCCATGCTCGTTCGTGCCATCCCCGGCACGCTCAGAAAGGCGGATCCAGATGCCCTGTTGCGCGATCTTGCCGACGATATCGCCAAGCACGGCGCATCGTTGCTCCTCACCGAGAAGATCGAGCACGTCCTCGCGACCATGGCCTGCCACGGATCGGTGCGGGCCGGGCGCGTCCTCAACGTTGCCGAGATGAACGCCTTGCTGCGCGAGATGGAGTCGACACCGCGCTCAGGACAATGCAATCACGGCCGGCCCACCTGGGTGAAACTGTCCATGGACGACGTCGAAAAGCTCTTTGGGAGGCATTAA
- a CDS encoding glutaredoxin family protein — protein sequence MIDQSETSDMEARGDKTARLYRMVMDKHVCPYGVKSKWLLEKRGFEVEDHHLTTREETDAFKAKHDVKTTPQTFIGAERIGGYTGLRAHFGNPVEKEGKSYRPVLAVFAVALGLALSLSWWAFDTPLTVRAAEWFVAFSMGMLAMLKLQDVEQFSSMFIGYDLLAKRWVPYAYTYPYLEALAAILMAGRLLPWLSIPVAAFIGTVGAASVIYAVYIQKRDIKCACVGGSGNVPLGFISLSENLAMMGMAVWMLLKPAGV from the coding sequence ATGATCGACCAGTCCGAAACAAGCGATATGGAGGCGCGCGGTGACAAGACCGCGCGCCTCTATCGCATGGTGATGGACAAGCACGTCTGCCCCTACGGCGTGAAGTCGAAATGGCTGCTCGAAAAGAGGGGTTTCGAGGTCGAGGATCATCACCTCACCACGCGCGAGGAAACCGACGCCTTCAAGGCGAAGCACGACGTCAAGACGACGCCGCAGACCTTCATCGGCGCAGAGCGGATCGGCGGATACACCGGTCTTCGCGCACATTTTGGCAATCCGGTCGAGAAGGAGGGGAAGAGCTATCGGCCCGTACTCGCCGTGTTCGCCGTGGCACTTGGGCTGGCATTATCGCTCAGCTGGTGGGCCTTCGACACGCCGTTGACCGTCCGCGCGGCGGAGTGGTTCGTGGCTTTCTCGATGGGCATGTTGGCCATGCTTAAACTGCAGGATGTCGAGCAATTCAGCTCGATGTTCATCGGCTATGATCTGCTGGCGAAGCGTTGGGTGCCGTACGCTTACACTTACCCCTATCTTGAGGCTCTGGCGGCGATCCTCATGGCAGGACGGCTGCTGCCCTGGCTTTCCATACCGGTCGCCGCCTTCATCGGAACAGTAGGCGCGGCCAGCGTCATCTACGCGGTCTACATCCAGAAGCGGGACATCAAATGCGCCTGCGTCGGTGGCAGCGGGAATGTGCCGCTGGGCTTCATCTCGCTAAGTGAAAACCTGGCAATGATGGGGATGGCGGTCTGGATGCTCTTAAAGCCCGCCGGGGTCTGA
- a CDS encoding DUF1206 domain-containing protein, which translates to MVDKSEKFNWLVRVGYFSRAILYSVLGLIALTSADKIAEGTNGIFKAIEEYPAGTAILWIMVIGLTAYALFRFCSTFFDIENNGSDAKGWGKRLGHAGSGIGHLALAWSAFQFANNSGSGSSGGSGGGGSGGGGAQEAAAGVLSVDFGGTVLGLLGIAFGVASIFQFKKGLTGEFMHRISGQAPDATRWLGGAGFCARGVVYGVIAWSLIQAGFMSGGAEQVKTLGDAVASLAGEGFVFTLTAVGLLFFGLFSLVLARYRIIPELDSDAGIPKFRA; encoded by the coding sequence ATGGTCGACAAGTCGGAGAAGTTCAACTGGCTGGTGCGCGTGGGCTACTTCAGCCGCGCCATCCTCTATTCCGTCCTGGGCCTCATCGCCCTGACCAGCGCAGACAAGATCGCCGAAGGCACGAACGGTATCTTCAAGGCAATCGAAGAGTATCCGGCAGGTACGGCAATCCTTTGGATCATGGTGATCGGCCTGACCGCCTACGCGCTCTTCCGCTTCTGCTCGACCTTCTTCGATATCGAGAACAACGGCTCCGACGCCAAAGGCTGGGGCAAGCGCCTCGGCCATGCGGGCAGCGGCATCGGCCACCTTGCGCTGGCGTGGTCGGCCTTTCAGTTTGCCAACAATAGCGGCAGCGGGTCGAGTGGTGGCTCCGGCGGTGGTGGCTCCGGCGGTGGCGGCGCGCAGGAAGCGGCTGCGGGCGTGCTGTCCGTGGACTTCGGCGGCACCGTCCTCGGCCTGCTCGGCATCGCTTTCGGTGTCGCGTCGATCTTCCAGTTCAAGAAGGGGCTGACGGGCGAGTTCATGCATCGCATCTCCGGCCAGGCGCCGGATGCGACACGCTGGCTCGGCGGAGCGGGCTTCTGTGCGCGCGGGGTTGTTTACGGCGTGATCGCATGGTCGCTTATCCAGGCGGGCTTCATGTCGGGCGGCGCCGAGCAGGTGAAGACGCTTGGTGACGCCGTTGCCTCGCTCGCTGGAGAGGGCTTCGTATTCACCCTGACCGCCGTGGGTCTGTTGTTCTTCGGTCTCTTCAGTCTGGTGCTTGCGCGCTACCGCATCATTCCGGAATTGGATTCCGATGCAGGGATCCCCAAATTCCGGGCATGA
- a CDS encoding NYN domain-containing protein — protein sequence MPEAELKNIALLIDADNTSPRGIDPVLTVMAELGQVNIKRAYGNFAKNNLANWDKITHQYGIRPQQQFDLTAGKNATDMAMTIDAIDLLYQGKVDGFGIMSSDSDFTPLVTRLRQDGLVVYGFGSTKKTPAAFKSACTRFIDIDALIKEAEAPLENDGEKPGMTTADANSDIDDDLVALLATAVKASKRDQNGFASLSEVGKIAGNRSSFDVRNYGFKRLSDLFYSIDQFEVENRDGNGLYVKRVR from the coding sequence ATGCCCGAAGCTGAACTCAAGAACATCGCCCTTCTGATCGACGCGGACAATACAAGTCCTCGGGGCATCGATCCGGTGCTGACCGTCATGGCAGAGCTTGGGCAGGTCAATATCAAGCGCGCCTATGGCAATTTCGCAAAGAATAACCTCGCCAACTGGGATAAGATCACCCACCAATATGGCATCCGTCCGCAACAACAGTTCGATCTGACAGCCGGCAAGAATGCCACTGACATGGCGATGACCATCGATGCGATCGACTTGCTCTATCAGGGAAAGGTGGATGGATTTGGCATTATGTCGTCGGACAGTGACTTCACACCGCTTGTCACACGGCTGCGGCAGGACGGGCTGGTTGTCTACGGTTTCGGCAGCACGAAGAAAACGCCAGCAGCCTTCAAGAGTGCGTGCACGAGATTCATTGATATCGATGCGCTTATAAAAGAAGCAGAAGCGCCGTTGGAAAATGATGGCGAAAAACCCGGGATGACGACTGCGGACGCGAACAGCGATATCGACGATGATTTGGTCGCTCTGCTTGCTACCGCCGTCAAAGCCTCGAAGCGCGACCAAAACGGATTTGCATCGCTGAGCGAAGTCGGAAAGATCGCTGGCAACAGGTCGAGTTTCGACGTGCGAAACTACGGCTTCAAGCGACTATCAGACCTTTTCTACTCCATCGACCAGTTCGAGGTCGAAAATCGGGATGGAAACGGGCTTTACGTCAAACGCGTGCGCTGA
- a CDS encoding FAD-dependent monooxygenase — protein MTKKVLISGASISGPTTAYWLARNGFDVTVLERASELRLGGQNIDITDAARDIVELMGLRDAIADRHTGEKGLRFVDEDGEVQGSFPVDQEVTWTREVEILRGDLAKLIVDACPDSVDWRFGDHITALEEEGDKVRVEFAEGEAETFDIVVAADGMNSGTRDLIVGDDQTEDYLGCWASYFTIPRYERDNDWWNWYTSSNGIIVFLRPDNQGTIRASVNFLSDDSNPDHMSLEDKKRILKDKLRGSGWESDRVAHDLDGVDDIFLGPLHQVKADRWSSGRCVLTGDAAYCPTPYTGMGTTLAIIGSYILANELAAHDDHKAAFDKYERKFRDFAEKSQKLWPGVPDLAYAESEWKKYLINLGAGLAASAPMQKLVALFDGGDDENDFELPKYENRAARETA, from the coding sequence ATGACGAAGAAGGTTCTTATTTCCGGCGCAAGCATATCTGGGCCGACCACCGCATACTGGCTCGCAAGGAATGGCTTCGATGTCACCGTGCTCGAAAGAGCTTCGGAGTTGCGTCTCGGCGGTCAGAACATCGATATTACGGACGCAGCGCGCGACATCGTGGAACTGATGGGCCTTCGAGACGCAATCGCTGACCGGCACACGGGCGAGAAGGGGCTGCGCTTCGTGGACGAGGACGGAGAAGTGCAAGGCTCATTCCCGGTCGATCAGGAAGTGACATGGACGCGCGAGGTGGAAATTCTGCGCGGCGACCTGGCCAAACTGATCGTCGATGCCTGCCCGGACAGCGTGGACTGGCGTTTCGGCGACCACATCACCGCCCTGGAAGAGGAGGGTGACAAGGTGCGCGTCGAATTCGCCGAAGGCGAAGCGGAAACTTTCGATATCGTCGTGGCCGCGGATGGGATGAATTCGGGCACGCGCGACCTTATCGTTGGTGACGATCAGACCGAGGATTATCTCGGCTGCTGGGCATCTTATTTCACGATCCCGCGATATGAGCGGGATAACGATTGGTGGAACTGGTACACCTCATCCAACGGAATCATCGTATTCCTGCGCCCGGACAATCAGGGCACGATCCGGGCGTCCGTCAATTTCCTGAGCGACGACAGCAACCCCGATCACATGTCGCTCGAGGACAAGAAGCGCATCCTGAAAGACAAGCTGCGTGGATCTGGCTGGGAAAGCGATCGTGTGGCACACGATCTTGACGGCGTCGACGATATCTTCCTTGGACCTTTGCACCAGGTGAAGGCGGATCGCTGGTCGAGCGGCCGCTGCGTCCTGACGGGCGATGCCGCCTATTGCCCGACGCCGTATACGGGTATGGGCACCACGCTGGCGATCATCGGATCGTATATCCTTGCGAACGAACTGGCTGCGCATGACGATCACAAGGCCGCATTCGATAAGTACGAGCGCAAGTTCAGGGACTTCGCCGAGAAATCCCAGAAGCTGTGGCCGGGCGTTCCCGATCTCGCTTACGCCGAAAGCGAATGGAAGAAATATCTCATCAATCTGGGTGCCGGTCTTGCCGCATCCGCTCCGATGCAGAAGCTCGTCGCGCTGTTCGATGGCGGGGATGATGAGAACGACTTCGAATTGCCGAAATACGAAAACCGCGCGGCTCGCGAAACAGCTTAG
- a CDS encoding ferric reductase-like transmembrane domain-containing protein translates to MWVFLVLPAAVIAARWGLTPEAYGYGHAIKNSGDWAAWLLLVTLAVTPVRLAFRRAAFAQWLMRHRRDLGVASFVYAAAHTMIYLWNKAAVSAVAAEAVRMEYLTGWLALALFVPLAITSNDASMRTLKRSWKALHRLVYPGAVLTFVHWALTAFDPMTAYIHIGILAAILICRAGLTRRRKA, encoded by the coding sequence TTGTGGGTCTTCCTTGTGCTGCCCGCGGCTGTCATCGCCGCGCGTTGGGGCCTTACGCCTGAAGCGTATGGCTACGGTCATGCAATCAAGAATAGCGGGGATTGGGCGGCCTGGCTGCTGCTGGTGACGCTGGCGGTGACGCCGGTGCGCCTTGCTTTCCGCAGGGCCGCGTTCGCACAATGGCTGATGCGGCATCGGCGCGATCTGGGCGTTGCGAGCTTCGTATACGCCGCCGCGCACACCATGATCTATCTCTGGAACAAGGCCGCGGTGAGTGCCGTGGCAGCCGAAGCTGTGAGGATGGAATATCTGACGGGATGGCTGGCGCTGGCGCTGTTCGTCCCGCTCGCGATCACATCCAACGATGCGAGCATGCGCACGCTCAAGCGGTCATGGAAGGCGTTGCACCGGCTTGTTTATCCCGGCGCCGTGCTGACCTTCGTGCACTGGGCACTGACGGCTTTCGATCCGATGACGGCCTATATCCATATCGGGATACTGGCCGCCATCTTGATCTGTCGCGCCGGGCTTACTCGGCGGCGGAAAGCGTGA